The nucleotide window GATGCAATTGCCGAGTCAACATGAAATCACTATCAATGAGTCAATGCATATTTGCCTACAGTCTACTTGTGAACATTATAGGAGATGATGCTATGCatgtataaacaaataatatcaaGTAAATGATTAATATCATTGTAAATGATAATGACATGTTTAATTGCCCGCTCATTGGAACACTCCAGATTTAAGATTCCTTTTGTCACTTTAAATCATTCAAGACCAGATATTGGACAGGCAGAGAGTTTACTGGACATTGGTACTAGAGATATCTTTTCAGAGGAACATGACATTTTCAGAGAGCATGTCAGGCGTTTCTTCACAAATGAGATTCTTCCAAATCAAGAAAGGTAAGAAGAGAATACACATTTGCGTATAGTGATCTAAATTATTATGCATTGTACACAAAGTATGACGAAGggatataaactttcatatagGTCATAATGAAAACTGAAAGAGTGCTTatttagttttgtttgtttaataagTAAAGCATAGGACTATCATCATTTCACTGCCGTtagaatattaattaatttcagGATTTAACGTAATGTGTTCAAAACTATACATTAACTCGCTAAGCCTCAAGATGAATGTCGAGCAGAATCAACAGCAGATACAATATGTACCGAGTAAATACCGTGCACGGTTAACAACATATTTCGTAAACACCATGTAAATTACTGGTACCGTAAACAGCATGTACCGTAACCAACATGTATCGTAAACGCCATATAGTACATACCATTAACTGTTAAAACCATGTATGTGTCGTAAATACCATGACCCCAATTCTTTTGCTGTAGATGGGAACGGCAAAAACACGTAGACAGAAACCTATGGCGACAGATGGGATCCGCTGGACTCCTTGGTGTCAACATACCGGATAAGAAAGGGGGCATCGGTGGGGACTTCAAAGCCGCCATGATAGTAACGGAAGAACAGTAAGTTATGCGCCCTCTATTTTAAGAAATTTGTCCAACGTGTCTTTGTTTTCAAGTGGTTGAAACCAGAGGTATCATGAAAAGTTCTGACGCCGGGAGGGGACAAGTAGGCCTTCATTTACATTTACTGGAATATCGCAGTGAACTCTCGGTAACCCGTAGACGATCTTACCGTCCTTCCTACATCCCactcccccactccctcccctcccccaatcaaTTGAAGAAAATCACCACACTGCCATCCCTGTCTGAATTTTTCTGTTGATTCACCTATTGGGAATGTTCTCTTGTCTTTTATTTTCCACAGAGGCTACGCAAACGGCGCGGGCTCGTGCTTTCCAATGCACAGTGATATCGTAATGCCTTATATTTCAGAGTATGGTACACAAGAACAAATTGACAAGTTCATTCCTGCGATGACAGCCGGAGAGAAAATAGGTGCCCTTGCAATGACAGAACCCGGGGCTGGCAGGTAAATATTCAgccatttaaaacaaaagaaaattgatAGCTTTAATGACATTGTTTGGGCAATAGGGCTGAAGTGTACATTCCTACTTATTATGAAAAAGTGAATTTATGAGCCCATTCTGCAGAACGCACAACAAAGAAATGTCTGTCAAGTTGATTCAAAATCAGACATCGAAAACATTTCTCTTTGCTTTTCTCCTTTGCTTTACCTGTTcctttaatatatatgtgttagtcTCTGTATTGCTTGGGATTCGTAACTTTAAAATTGcgaaaataattaatattattagtatatgtatattagtTTTATAAAAAACCTATTATTTTGGCAAGAGCTTTAGAAAAGTTTGACTATGATTTAAGTTACTCGGGATACATTTAcgaacagtggcgtaggaaggtacttttgagtgggggcgctgaagactgatggccggcctgggggaggggtctaaggggagggggtgtccccctcccctttggaattgtttgcatttccaggtagcctcagatgcaatttggtgcaatatagcacacttcaatacccactccattttgtaaacttaattttgtattttcaccaggccttagatgcaatttggtgctccaaatgagatttttattctcatttggaaatgaaaaaggggttttctgacttgcgaagcgggggggggggggcggaatgatacttccgcccctccacatttttcactgggggggctggcgcccccagccccccggttcctacgcccttgtttacGAATGAATTGACTGCCGTTGGCATAGTTGATTGATAGACAGATTGATTGATTAATGATAAGAAATTAAGTTAAGTGTGCAAAACGTATCTCTATCGATATATCGATCTTTTATACAATCACtgagttgatttttttttatatattcctTGACAGCGATGTACAAGGTATGAAAACTTACGCCAAGAAAGATGGCGATGATTGGATCCTGAATGGAAGCAAGGTATGATCATCGTAGTGTTAAAGTCAAATCAATACACCCGCTATAGTTGAGAGATTGGAATTGGGAAGAGAGAGGAGGGAAGTGTGTAAATGTCACTTCTGTCATAAACAAATTAGAAACTGTTTTTCCAACTTTGCTGTGTTACTGTATATAGCATATGGGTTTCTACAATTAACTTAACCTGCAATATCAGACTTAGATGACACTGAGGGCACGATGCATATGAATATACAGTACGGGTTAACTTACATCATGTTCTATTTACGCAGGTGTTCATCAGCAATGGTTATCTCTCCAATGTGGTTATCGTTTGTGCAAAAACCAACCCAGATGCAAAGAAGGCTGCCCATGGATTATCGTTGTTCCTGGTCGAAGACGGTATGCCGGGATTCGCAAAGGGAAAACCTCTTGACAAAGTCGGTCAAAGGTCGACAGTAAGTGCATAAAGATTTCAGATGCATTTTAAGGACGTTTAGAACGTGTCATAAGAATGAGGCTCAAAATCTGATAtgctaaaaacaaaacaaacaaaaaacaaacaaacaaacgtaCAACATactttaaacatattttgtacagtttcagaATATATGTGCACGTGATAGTAATAATGttagatattttcttttctttttaggaCACCAATGAGTTATTCTTCGATGACGTAAGACTCCCCTCGTCTGCAGTTTTGGGTGGAGGCGCGCTGTTACACAAAGGGTTCTACCAACTAATGAAGCAGTTACCCCGTGAACGATTAATAGTTGGTATCGTCAGCCAATCACATGCCGAGTACATGTTTGAAATCACCAGGCAGTATGTCAACAAAAGAATGGCTTTTGGCAAGAAGCTATCGAATTTGCAGgtatataataattatttctttcttgTACAATTGCATTTCCCTAATAGTAAGAGCAATGTCTTATGAGTCTTCCCACTCGGACTACCTCTAGTCCAGTGGGAGAGGTATAACCACGTGCCAAATAAGGAAACTTAAATATTCACCTGTTTCTTTTGAGTAGCCATGAACTTCAGCCGCATGAGACTGGTATATAGTTAACTACCCATCACGTAACATGTTATATCACGTGACAGATCAGCGGTGAAGAAGGGTTTGGGCGGGAGGAGGGGTTGAATGATGGTAAACATTGTCGTTGAGTTTTTTCCACTTAATCATAGCTGTCGTAACTTTACAGTATGATATACGTTCATGACGTAACTTTACAGTATGATTTTAATCCCTCTCTTATTACGTGCAGACGATACAACATCGCTTGGCAACCATGAAAACAGAACTCTGTGTTTCGCGCGCTTTTGTAGATAGATGTATTCAGCTGAGCGAAGAGAAGAGATTAGACTCATCAACTGCATCTATGTGTAAATACTGGTAAGTAACGAAGCAAAAATGTAAAACTATATTGCTAGAAAAAAAAGCGTGTTTCAGCATAATTTATCACGTCATCAaatacacacatgcacataaaCTGTTCCTTTTCAATTGTGATGCACATATCACCACAATTGATACAAACTTGAGAAAGACGTCAATAAGCTTATAGCCTAACTCATGTTTGTCATTAATAGTAGATGTGCTTAGTATAGCCTGTCTCAGTTGCACATGGATCGAAGCTGAATTCGTTTATCTAATCGACTAGAGAGATTATTGCGAATATTTGCGCGAAACTAAAAGCCAAGCTTGTACAGAACGTTACTCACTTAACTTGTTGTGACATGTTttaagagaaaaacaaaaagaaagaaaaaaataaaacttgaatGCTGGGATACCCAACGATACTTGATTGTGGAATGGTCAATGGCGTCTGATGTTGTCACTGCTCAATCTATAGGTATTCACTATGCATGTTACATATTCAGAATTGGATATAAATCTCTAAGAGACTAGTATATTTACTTAAGTCGTTTACTTTCTATTTTGTCCATATACAGGAGTTCTGACTTGTCTTGTAGAGTTGCGAATGAGTGCGTCCAACTTCACGGTGGGTGGGGCTACATGTGGGAGTATCCAATAGCGAGGGCCTTCGCTGATTGTCGTGTTTATCCAATATATGCTGGAAGTAACGAGATAATGAGAGAACTTATCGCCAGGGATATtgtaaatcaaaagtgaaaaagaaaatagtgGCATGTGACTGAACAGCTGACCACGTTTGGATGAAACGGTTAGATGACGTTAGATGACGTTAAGCTACGTCATAGTTACGTCCTTCTCCTCTAAATTCCGCTGAACACTCTATCTTTGTGGTAAATTGAGTACAAGCAATGTCGATGTTGACCGGCGTATAACAAAGCTCTCTTCCACATTACCATGGTTATTGTGCGCAAAGTACGTGTCAATATATGAACatttatacataaatacataaatgtatacatAAAGCTTTTATGATAAAATTGCTGCACCAGGAATGCGGTTCCAAGCTCACATATCGTTGACAGTTGGTCATGCAGAAGTagtgacaaattaaaaaaaaaattcccttcGATGATCCTTTCGAAGAGGCAAAATGCCTAATTCCTAATAAAAGAACAACtagaaaacatatttatattcaaaactGAATGCATAAAACTTTTTGTGTTTGCGTCGGAATATTTTTGGAAAAATGTGAGAATTTGAATGATACAAATCTTTCATATTTTCGGTGGAATTCATTTAGTAAATCGTCGAGGAAACCGTAAGGATATCATTTTATTCAGTATCATTATGATATATTGCAATCTTTCTTTAACATTGGGTGCagtatcataggcgtaggaggcgggtggggggtgggggtagggggctGGGAAGGGGattgcagccccccaaccaaatatttttgtgaaaattcgggcaatatgctgagaaatttatggacacctactgaaagaaacataaattgcaatgtgtttttcaatggttaaattgatattattattatcatgattattgtaacgacttccccaaatTTTTAACTAATATGGAacggtaataacacggcaaatgattgtatgcaattggcatgcgatgtaataaccgatgc belongs to Apostichopus japonicus isolate 1M-3 chromosome 4, ASM3797524v1, whole genome shotgun sequence and includes:
- the LOC139966364 gene encoding long-chain specific acyl-CoA dehydrogenase, mitochondrial-like, whose product is MTSLASKFLLKNVQYLHQARLKTLSVIQVVHRSTKASLAAEIEEENLLKRPDIGQAESLLDIGTRDIFSEEHDIFREHVRRFFTNEILPNQERWERQKHVDRNLWRQMGSAGLLGVNIPDKKGGIGGDFKAAMIVTEEQGYANGAGSCFPMHSDIVMPYISEYGTQEQIDKFIPAMTAGEKIGALAMTEPGAGSDVQGMKTYAKKDGDDWILNGSKVFISNGYLSNVVIVCAKTNPDAKKAAHGLSLFLVEDGMPGFAKGKPLDKVGQRSTDTNELFFDDVRLPSSAVLGGGALLHKGFYQLMKQLPRERLIVGIVSQSHAEYMFEITRQYVNKRMAFGKKLSNLQTIQHRLATMKTELCVSRAFVDRCIQLSEEKRLDSSTASMCKYWSSDLSCRVANECVQLHGGWGYMWEYPIARAFADCRVYPIYAGSNEIMRELIARDIVNQK